GAAACTTCTCCTTTATCGCCTCCACGGAGCCGTCGCTTGAGCCGTTGTCCACGACTATGGTCTCGAAATTGGGATACGAGAGCTTGCCGACGGACTCAAGGCACTCGATCGTGTCCTTTTTTCCGTTCCAGTTAAGGATGATAAGGTGGACCTTCGGGCGGTTCATCCCTGTGATTTTTTCCTCATCCAGAAGCTGCCGCCGCCCCAGAACGGCTCTGAATTGGGGAACGCGGCCTGCATCTCCGGAAAGAACTTGAGGGCCATATAGCTGTTGGAGAAAAGCACTTCGTACTGGCTGTTGAAGGCCAGAAAGCTCTGGAGAAGGTACTGCTCCGTCCAGGAGCGGTACAGCTTGAACGTCCAGCTCTTCGGGTACTCCTTCGGGAAGAATATGTCGTGCACATGGATAATGACCCCCGGCGCGAGCCTCGGGATTATCTCCAGGTATATCCTGTGGACATCGTTGCCGCACCGCAAGACATGGGATGTATCGATGAATAAAATGTCTCCGTCCTTCAACTCGCTGAAGATGGACAGGTCGACTTCCTCTATCTTCTGCACGCTCAGCCTGGAGAGCCCCGGAAAACCCTTTTTAAGGACCTCGGATGGGTAAGGCTCTATCGAGGTCAGCTCAGTATTACCGTTCATCAGGGCGGCCTTCGCGGACACGAGGGTCGAAAAACCCGAGCCGCACTCGATTATACGTTTCGGCTTGAAATGGCGCACCATGCAATAAAGGACGAGCGCGTCCGTGCCGTCGAACATCCTGTTATTGAAATGGAACTCGTGCGGAACGCCGGTAGGCCCCTTCGGGAACCTGTCATACTCGTCCCGGAACCTGGGGAATATGTTCAACAGAAAATCCTTCTGGACCTCGGGTTTCATGTCCACGCCCGGCATCTCTGATTCGCGTTCCCATAATTCATCTTTGAGGGTCCGGGTGTCGGGTATGGGCTGGTAATA
This sequence is a window from Deltaproteobacteria bacterium. Protein-coding genes within it:
- a CDS encoding class I SAM-dependent methyltransferase, whose translation is MKWFPFWEKNGFHVTPNHYYQPIPDTRTLKDELWERESEMPGVDMKPEVQKDFLLNIFPRFRDEYDRFPKGPTGVPHEFHFNNRMFDGTDALVLYCMVRHFKPKRIIECGSGFSTLVSAKAALMNGNTELTSIEPYPSEVLKKGFPGLSRLSVQKIEEVDLSIFSELKDGDILFIDTSHVLRCGNDVHRIYLEIIPRLAPGVIIHVHDIFFPKEYPKSWTFKLYRSWTEQYLLQSFLAFNSQYEVLFSNSYMALKFFPEMQAAFPNSEPFWGGGSFWMRKKSQG